One window of the Babesia microti strain RI chromosome IV, complete genome genome contains the following:
- a CDS encoding hypothetical protein (overlaps_old_locusTagID:BBM_III09680), which yields MNDVLGILHQVVDTAHRFQVQLDKFDHTIHRNEFPEAKQILSQLEQLLIYLFNPSNTHNAGYIDNNGKWEHECSSDELTDVIEEFITTSDDSDPPGVCLFIFSEMYNRRALQFQEKLLNHTLSQFKSAFTSSKICINDLRELTLIGNSNYQNKFIVGMEKLLTTQLSIIETKSLNIFNVNYIKSKDLEKCKVKQFLDVIDILTQLNLEFSKKLIYYAFQIICKNLISEFDYLEAKNIIDMEFPKNLHFDPKVEFGKIANEEMSFHYITIASQFFESQQGFSVPVVFSDELSSFSKFISNLIFGCEGLLDQELKMRVQMIMACICAYSASFGKLISEHKEDINKLLHIFTNFTLIKYEITKMLTKIELRPIFVPLDFSQCIAELALKAILRKINNEMELDTNKGYIIGEDIMIRLSRYPKLPAFNRLFNFIVDIAHFNLIRSVYRSLESGDDIDDLLDKCQSMMNMISENRPSLVHRDSELRAKSRLLVKILENRNVDILDFTGSFFSDDEISHLRKLVY from the exons ATGAACGATGTATTGGGTATTCTCCACCAGGTGGTAGATACAGCGCACAGGTTTCAAGTAcaattggataaatttgaccATACAATTCACAGGAATGAGTTTCCTGAAGCAAAACAGATATTATCGCAACTTGAGcaattactaatttacTTATTTAATCCTTCCAATACTCACAACGCAGGTTACATTGACAATAATGGCAAATGGGAACATGAATGCTCCAGTGATGAATTAACTGATGTCATTGAGGAGTTTATAACCACTTCCGATGATTCTGACCCACCCGGTGTATGCCTATTTATCTTTTCAGAAATGTACAACAGACGTGCATTGCAATTCCAAGAGAAATTGCTAAATCACACTTTATCCCAATTTAAATCCGCCTTTACAAGttccaaaatttgcatAAACGATCTTAGAGAACTAACTCTAATTGGTAACTCTAATTACCAGAATAAATTTATAGTGGGTATGGAGAAATTGTTAACGACTCAACTATCAATAATTGAAACTAAATCCCTgaacatttttaatgtcaACTATATAAAATCCAAAGACTTGGAGAAGTGTAAagttaaacaatttttagatGTTATTGACATTCTTACGCAActaaatttggaattcaGTAAGAAACTTATTTATTATGCctttcaaataatttgtaaaaatttgatatctGAATTCGATTATTTGGAGgctaaaaatattatagaTATGGAATTTCCCAAAAACTTGCACTTTGATCCGAAAGTTGAGTTTGGCAAAATCGCGAATGAGGAGATGTCATTCCACTACATAACAATAGCGTCGCAGTTTTTTGAATCTCAACAAGGTTTTTCAGTTCCTGTAGTATTTTCTGATGAGCTATCTAGCTTTTCCAAATTCATAAGCAATCTAATCTTCGGATGTGAAGGCTTGCTGGACCAGGAGCTTAAGATGCGAGTGCAGATGATAATGGCTTGCATATGTGCCTATAGCGCTTCTTTTGGGAAGCTCATCTCAGAACACAAGGAAGACATCAATAAATTGctacatatatttacaaactTCACGCTAATAAAGTACGAGATAACAAAGATGTTGACAAAGATTGAGCTTAGGCCAATATTCGTTCCACTGGATTTTTCTCAATGCATCGCAGAATTGGCACTCAAGGCAATTTTACGGAAGATAAACAATGAAATGGAATTAGATACGAATAAAGGTTATATAATTGGCGAGGATATAATGATTAGATTATCTAGATATCCTAAATTACCA GCATTCAATAGGCTGTTTAATTTCATAGTAGACATTGCTCATTTCAACCTGATACGATCTGTATATAGGTCTCTGGAAAGCGGAGATGATATTGACGATTTATTGGACAAATGCCAAAGCatgatgaatatgattTCTGAAAACAGGCCATCTCTCG TACACAGGGATTCGGAGCTAAGGGCAAAATCTCGTTTGTTGGTTAAGATACTGGAAAATCGCAATGTAGATATTTTGGATTTCACCGGTTCTTTTTTCTcagatgatgaaatttcGCATTTGCGCAAGCTTGTATATTGa
- a CDS encoding large subunit ribosomal protein L15e (overlaps_old_locusTagID:BBM_III09685) → MGAYKYMEEIWRKKQSDVMRFLLRIRTWEYRQLPAVHRVPHPTRPDKARMLGYKAKQGFVIYRVRVRRGDRKKNVRKGIVYGKPKHQGIHKQKSSRNLKSVAEERVGRRVCGGLRVLNSYWVGQDAVYKFYEVILVDPSHNAIRNDPRIQWICNPVHKHRELRGLTSAGRKSRGLRTKGPKAAKLRPSIRANWRRRQLLHMWRHR, encoded by the exons ATGGGTGCTTACAA GTATATGGAGGAGATTTGGCGGAAGAAACAATCCGACGTTATGCGATTTCTGCTCAGAATCCGCACGTGGGAATACAG GCAATTGCCAGCTGTGCATAGAGTTCCACATCCAACTAGACCGGATAAAGCTAGAATGCTGGGCTATAAGGCCAAACAAGGATTTGTTATTTACCGCGTTAGAGTTAGAAGAGGCGACAGAAAGAAGAACGTGCGTAAGGGCATTGTCTACGGGAAGCCCAAACACCAAG GTATACATAAGCAAAAGTCCTCTCGCAACCTAAAAAGTGTAGCAGAAGAACGAGTGGGCAGGAGGGTTTGCGGCGGACTTCGTGTTTTGAATAGCTACTGGGTTGGTCAAGATGCTGTTTACAAGTTTTATGAAGTCATATTGGTGGACCCAAGTCATAATGCAATAAGAAATGATCCTAGAATTCAATGGATTTGCAATCCTGTGCATAAGCATCGAGAATTGAGAGGCCTGACTTCGGCAGGTAGAAAATCCCGTGGCTTGCGTACTAAAGGTCCCAAGGCTGCCAAATTGAGACCGTCTATTCGTGCAAATTGGAGAAGGAGACAGCTGCTCCATATGTGGAGACATAGATAA
- a CDS encoding Coatomer subunit zeta-1 (overlaps_old_locusTagID:BBM_III09690): MGLQVAAILLLTHSGERIAVKYYLNELDKLNLPPAEFQQLATIQTVAGQKKFESIIVGKIAAMQSENSHPLEDILIVNDFNIVLNDCGVLVLVVGTKNSNELFLAEVESTVRAVLVEICGTITENNLYDKLDSVFLLLDQIVDRGLLVELDTKILCDRIGINVSEFTEHFPINQAIYTARNNLIKSLLSTT; this comes from the exons ATGGGTTTGCAAGTGGCTGCAATACTACTTTTAACTCATAGCGGTGAAAGGATTGCCGTGAAATATTACTTAAATGAATTGGACAAGCTGAATTTACCACCAGCTGAATTTCAGCAATTGGCTACCATACAAACTGTTGCGGGACAAAAAAAATTCGAGTCAATAATAGTAGGGAAAATTGCCGCAATGCAATCCGAAAATTCTCATCCATTAGAAGATATTTTGATTGTAAACGATTTTAACATTGTCCTTAATGATTGCGGTGTACTAGTACTAGTAGTTGGGACCAAGAATAGCAACGAACTTTTCCTAGCAGAAGTCGAATCTACGGTTAGGGCTGTTTTGGTAGAGATCTGTGGTACTATAactgaaaataatttatatgataaGTTGGACTCGGTATTTTTGCTACTGGATCAGATTGTAGACAGGGG TTTGCTAGTAGAATTGGACACCAAAATACTTTGTGATCGAATCGGAATAAATGTCAGCGAATTTACGGAGCATTTCCCAATCAATCAGGCCATTTACACGGCACGAAATAACCTAATCAAATCGTTGCTCTCTACTACTTGA
- a CDS encoding transcription factor with AP2 domain(s), putative (ApiAP2) (overlaps_old_locusTagID:BBM_III09690): MYDFFFKVSSHFKSWKVNFAKSHSGNLNYGDTYYVYEPRRGFGVKHVTQKQRYMLRILHPQQTSQYKGKSGQDGLMIKDALPKSLLCTSALRKLVYANTANAMEISEKIKWDKFKCNVTGVRWHPSGSWRVQFKRSNFERNFFVNCSCYFSCHLHGFDRAKELAIHYRKQLELEYQQLERAWAAMDADGL, translated from the exons AtgtatgattttttttttaaGGTTAGCAGCCATTTTAAGAGTTGGAAAGTTAATTTTGCCAAATCACACTCTGGAAATCTTAACTATGGCGATACATATTATGTATACGAACCTCGTCGTGGTTTCGGGGTGAAACATGTTACCCAAAAGCAAC GTTATATGCTTCGCATATTGCACCCGCAACAGACATCGCAATACAAAGGCAAATCTGGGCAGGATGGATTGATGATTAAAGATGCTTTGCCCAAATCGTTGCTATGTACCAGCGCATTGAGGAAGTTGGTATATGCCAACACGGCCAATGCCATGGAGATATCAGAGAAGATCAAATGGGACAAGTTCAAGTGCAATGTCACTGGGGTTAG GTGGCATCCATCCGGTTCCTGGCGTGTACAATTTAAAAGGAGTAATTTCGAACGCAACTTTTTCGTAAACTGTTCTTGTTACTTCAG TTGTCATTTGCACGGATTTGACAGAGCAAAGGAATTGGCTATTCATTATCGCAAGCAGTTGGAACTGGAGTATCAACAACTGGAGAGGGCTTGGGCAGCGATGGACGCTGATGGGCTATAA
- a CDS encoding malate dehydrogenase (quinone) (overlaps_old_locusTagID:BBM_III09695), whose translation MIPLKFVKSVAKPKNSATSPHLTSRNFSTTNVDVFIVGGGVSGTALFYTLSKFTNVRRIVLCERRSDYGLVASHAKNNSQTIHCGDIETNYTPETAIKVKRCADMLRNYLTKLPPSEAQRICQIGQKMVLGVGDRECQFLSDRYKPFKEIFPTLEYLDKEQIRNVEPNVVKGRWRSERPEQLNALYVANEHTTAEYGLLSRSFIKSSMSLNDPYKSIQPLLNTTLKRVKPLDDGTYHVITSAGNFNAKFVVFSACGYSLYFAHQLGYGLEYSVLPVAGSFYFAPNVLKGKVYTVQNPVLPFSAIHGDPDILLSDKCRFGPTAVPLPFLERYNYWSLFAFLRVLKIDRNVMCVYKDLFTKPEILRYMIKNFFFEIPIISRILFLKDARKIVPSLSFRDLEYSKGFGGVRPQLIDKNQRKLLFGQTKISANTGLIFNVTASPGATTCLSNAEIDMRQICEYLDAKLDEASFKKELLQGDYPIL comes from the exons ATGATCCCGctaaaatttgtgaaatcTGTGGCTAAACCCAAGAATTCAGCAACTTCTCCGCATTTGACTAGTAGGAATTTTAGTACAACAAATGTGGACGTCTTTATAGTAGGCGGTGGAGTGTCTGGTACCGCGCTATTCTACACACTATCTAAGTTTACAA ATGTGAGAAGGATTGTGCTTTGTGAAAGACGATCGGATTATGGATTGGTTGCTTCCCATGCCAAAAACAATAGCCAAACCATCCATTGTG GGGACATTGAAACCAATTACACTCCAGAAACAGCGATTAAGGTCAAAAGGTGCGCTGATATGCTgagaaattatttaaccaAGCTACCACCATCAGAAGCTCAACG aatttgtcaaatagGTCAGAAGATGGTTTTGGGGGTGGGAGATAGGGAGTGTCAATTCCTTAGTGATAGATATAAGCCTTTTAAGGAGATATTTCCCACGCTTGAGTACTTGGATAAGGAACAAATCAGAAATGTCGAACCGAATGTTGTTAAGGGTCGATGGAGGTCAGAACGGCCAGAACAGCTTAACGCCTTATATGTAGCTAACGAACATACAACTGCTGAATATGGGCTACTTAGCAGatcatttatcaaatcTTCCATGTCACTAAATGATCCATATAAATCCATTCAGCCCCTCCTCAATACTACACTCAAAAGGGTGAAGCCCCTTGACGATGGTACTTATCATGTCATAACTTCTGCTGGTAATTTCAATGCCAAATTTGTCGTGTTCAGTGCATGTGGATACTCGCTTTATTTTGCACATCAATTGGGCTATGGATTGGAGTATAGCGTATTGCCTGTGGCTGGCAGCTTTTATTTTGCCCCAAATGTTCTAAAGGGTAAAGTTTACACTGTGCAAAATCCAGTGCTCCCGTTTAGTGCGATTCATGGAGATCCAGATATCTTACTATCCGATAAGTGCCGGTTTGGACCAACTGCAGTACCCTTGCCATTTTTAGAAAGGTACAACTATTGGAGCCTCTTTGCATTCCTAAGGGTACTAAAGATAGATCGCAATGTGATGTGTGTTTATAAGGATTTGTTCACTAAGCCCGAAATTCTGAGATATATGATTAAGAACTTCTTTTTTGAGATTCCCATCATTTCTCGTATTCTTTTCTTGAAG GATGCAAGGAAGATAGTACCTAGTCTAAGCTTCAGGGACCTGGAATATTCCAAGGGGTTTGGGGGTGTTAGGCCACAGCTGATAGACAAGAATCAGAGGAAACTTTTGTTTGGTCAGACAAAAATATCAGCCAATACGGGGCTAATATTCAATGTAACTGCATCACCTGGTGCCACAACTTGTTTGTCAAACGCTGAAATTGACATGAGACAGATCTGTGAGTATTTGGATGCGAAACTGGACGAGGCATCTTTTAAGAAGGAATTGTTGCAGGGGGATTATCCTATTTTATAA
- a CDS encoding hypothetical protein (overlaps_old_locusTagID:BBM_III09700), with protein sequence MASVRKVRVSFADDLVSNRINHIQISSDHSSTIKTPSEPKNERSSGNFSDMLLKRYNIAKGQFTTLAPEATLIGALPESKIALKRDEDFTIDTVGENPDDQCRDGINREIDTELAYISDIPPLDQLLTDLIAKTQNERDEIEASIEDVVSYLNGADSRLGKLDDEIRMATDKLTFLLYMDYTLADIVNLMDVINAEVNHLKNLKKIMINKLCSKARDDDLNVECDEYISKVMKLKGRIGDKYLTSSACDVLVQFHDLYPDDYVRSGLDSHVITILLFYSQLEMLLWDPLIFFPSSSAFLNTGEGDNAGESYIDTNSDITHFTWYKMASKFKSSDSFIRIITQKVYIDSVFDLFKIWEWCTFAHVDRLVETLKPVYEESQIIDTIEMMMTKLAKVGNPEALENLNIIRSYFRRA encoded by the exons atggCTAGTGTACGGAAGGTCCGGGTCAGTTTTGCTGATGACCTGGTATCTAACCGGATTAATCACATACAAATTTCCTCCGATCACTCTTCAACAATCAAAACTCCGAGTGAGCCTAAAAATGAACGGTCTTCTGGTAACTTTAGTGATATGTTGTTGAAAAGATACAATATTGCCAAGGGCCAATTCACCACGCTTGCCCCTGAGGCTACTCTTATTGGCGCCTTACCTGAGTCAAAAATTGCCTTGAAAAGGGACGAGGATTTCACCATAGATACTGTGGGTGAAAATCCAGATGATCAGTGTAGAGATGGGATTAACAGAGAAATAGACACCGAATTAGCGTACATTAGTGACATACCCCCGCTGGACCAGTTGTTGACTGATCTAATAGCTAAGACGCAGAATGAAAGGGATGAAATCGAAGCGAGTATTGAAGATGTCGTTAGTTACTTGAATGGAGCGGATTCAAGGTTGGGTAAACTAGACGATGAGATTCGAATGGCTACTGataaattgacatttttattgtacATGGACTACACTTTGGCCGATATTGTGAATCTTATGGATGTTATTAACGCGGAGGTCAACCATTTGAAGAATCTGAAGAAAATTatgattaataaattatgctCCAAAGCTAGGGATGATGATCTTAATGTTGAATGTGATGAATATATCAGCAAGGTTATGAAGTTGAAGGGTAGGATTGGAGACAAATACTTAACGTCCAGTGCATGTGATGTACTAGTACAGTTTCATGATCTCTATCCCGATGATTATGTAAGATCGGGATTAGATAGCCACGTCATTACGATTTTGCTCTTTTACTCCCAATTAGAGATGTTGTTGTGGGATCCTTTGATTTTCTTCCCCTCCTCAAGTGCCTTTCTTAACACTGGTGAGGGAGATAATGCTGGGGAAAGTTACATTGATACTAATAGCGACATCACCCATTTTACCTGGTATAAAATGGCCTCTAAATTCAAATCATCCGATTCTTTCATAAGGATAATAACACAAAAAGTATATATAGATTCTGTATTTGATTTGTTCAAGATTTGGGAATGGTGTACATTTGCCCATGTGGATAG GTTGGTGGAAACGCTGAAACCAGTATACGAAGAATCACAGATTATTGATACAATTGAAATGATGATGACTAAGTTGGCCAAAGTTGGTAATCCAGAGGCCCTGGAGAATCTAAACATCATCAGGAGTTATTTTCGCCGTGCTTAG
- a CDS encoding conserved Plasmodium protein, unknown function (overlaps_old_locusTagID:BBM_III09705) produces the protein MYVSLRRCAGGAAKPHWGEPPKNRWQPFIPDRMHYGEHPTYTGFVLWLRGLRPKIEYLGASTWNTTTLLASLVYRPIRKSYIKHNPDVRYQFIALLSFLSTTWGITYLINLHYQGIIDISQLLSLGIANDLNEHGFWNSKTETLNDKVALFNANVKRLDKLWEDALFDATENNSFEKLCNYLKVEPSDVPTGVIPSTVWNFNMIPYGKDNPDTQVFTEPAVQKPLRSVAINFTYNNQFGNWGDYIDRQDNKGPLMRPARPLFTDIYIPTTK, from the exons ATGTATGTGAGTTTGAGACGTTGTGCTGGAGGCGCTGCAAAACCACATTGGGGAGAACCGCCAAAGAATAGGTGGCAACCTTTTATTCCGGATAGGATGCATTACGGGGAGCATCCCACGTACACAGGTTTTGTGTTGTGGCTTCGCGGCCTTAGACCCAAAATCGAATATCTAGGAGCTTCAACTTGGAATACTACAACACTGCTAGCATCGTTAGTTTATAGGCCTATTAGGAAATCTTACATTAAGCATAACCCTGACGTCAGATAT CAATTCATTGCCCTCCTATCATTCCTATCCACTACTTGGGGCATAACTTATTTAATCAATCTACATTATCAAGgcataatt GATATATCACAGTTGCTCTCTCTTGGAATCGctaatgatttaaatgAGCATGGCTTTTGGAACTCAAAGACTGAGACACTTAATGACAAAGTGGCACTTTTTAATGCAAATGTTAAAAGATTGGACAAATTGTGGGAGGATGCCTTGTTTGATGCAACTGAAAATAACTCctttgaaaaattgtgcAACTATTTGAAGGTGGAACCTAGTGATGTACCTACGGGGGTCATCCCTTCGACAGTTTGGAATTTTAACATGATTCCTTATGGCAAAGATAACCCAGATACTCAAGTGTTTACTGAACCTGCAGTGCAAAAGCCTCTACGCTCGGTTGCCATCAATTTTACCTacaataatcaatttgggAATTGGGGGGATTATATCGATAGACAAGACAACAAGGGTCCGCTGATGCGTCCAGCAAGGCCTCTATTTACAGATATTTACATTCCTACCACGAAATGA